The Dioscorea cayenensis subsp. rotundata cultivar TDr96_F1 chromosome 7, TDr96_F1_v2_PseudoChromosome.rev07_lg8_w22 25.fasta, whole genome shotgun sequence genome includes a region encoding these proteins:
- the LOC120265092 gene encoding uncharacterized protein LOC120265092, producing MASISSEDDFQIMCNIHRETLSMLPPVLHGGPLTTRNLSRDSKAEFTMIGHRFENVKDFKEALCDLAVKHNFNFRFIKNDRDRVTMTCADEDCQWRVHASRNGNLPTFRIKTAQHEHTCGGGINTPFYPRASKKWVSRKVVMKLRDRPLYRAVDIQRDILHDHGVCLPYKQAWMGKELARRILLGSDVASYDLLVWYVAKVSETNPGSIVIIDTDEERFKCGFFCFRASLDGFKRGCRPMLFLDGTHLLGKYGGILLGATAKDGNEGFFHLAFAIVDNETDDNWTWFTSTLGDAIYGNDDYTNIITFISDRSKGLVNAIAKVFPLAPHAYCLRHLHANFLKSNGQLGKSLKDECWSLIMKIAYSCTSFKYDEVVCSLLATSGQAHHWMFQKSDMSHWCNYLFRGQR from the exons ATGGCTTCCATTAGTTCCGAAGATGACTTCCAAATAATGTGCAACATTCACAG GGAAACATTGTCAATGTTACCGCCAGTGTTACATGGAGGACCTTTAACAACACGTAATCTGTCAAGAGATTCAAAAGCTGAGTTTACTATGATTGGTCATCGTTTTGAAAATGTGAAAGACTTTAAAGAGGCATTGTGCGACTTAGCCGTCAAACACAATTTCAACTTTCGCTTCATAAAGAACGATAGAGATAGAGTGACTATGACATGTGCTGATGAAGATTGTCAATGGCGTGTTCATGCCTCAAGAAACGGAAACCTCCCTACATTCAGGATTAAAACAGCACAACATGAACACACATGCGGTGGGGGCATCAACACACCATTTTACCCGAGAGCATCAAAGAAATGGGTCAGTAGGAAGGTAGTAATGAAATTACGTGATCGGCCTCTATACCGAGCAGTGGATATACAACGAGATATATTACATGACCACGGTGTTTGTCTGCCGTATAAACAAGCCTGGATGGGTAAAGAGTTAGCAAGGAGAATTCTTCTTGGCAGTGATGTAGCAAGCTATGATCTGTTGGTATGGTATGTAGCCAAAGTTTCTGAAACTAACCCAGGTAGCATCGTTATTATTGACACTGATGAAGAACGATTCAAGTgtgggtttttttgttttcgtgCTTCTCTTGATGGTTTCAAGCGGGGTTGTAGGCCTATGCTTTTTCTAGATGGAACTCACTTGTTGGGCAAATATGGCGGTATCCTTCTGGGTGCAACAGCCAAAGATGGCAATGAAGGATTTTTTCATTTAGCGTTTGCTATCGTGGATAATGAAACTGATGATAACTGGACATGGTTTACATCAACTTTGGGTGATGCAATATACGGTAATGACGACTATACCAACATTATCACATTCATCTCCGATCGATCAAAAGGGCTTGTAAATGCTATTGCGAAGGTTTTTCCTTTGGCCCCGCATGCTTATTGCTTGCGACATCTACATGCAAATTTTCTGAAATCAAATGGCCAGTTAGGGAAGTCATTAAAGGATGAGTGTTGGAGTttgattatgaagattgcaTATTCCTGTACGTCTTTCAAATATGATGAAGTTGTATGCTCCCTATTGGCCACATCAGGACAAGCACACCATTGGATGTTCCAGAAATCAGACATGTCACATTGGTGTAATTACTTGTTTAGAGGCCAGCGGTAG